GTCTGGGTTCAGAACAGCTAATTAGTGTGGGATCTTGAGCAGATATTTTATTCTAGCTGACTCATCTGTGTAAGATGAGCGGTGTGGAATAAGACCCACAGGCCTGTCACTCCACCTTTGCTTCTGGAAGTAGACAAGCCCAGGCTAAGTTCTGTCGCCCCTCGCTCCCGTCCCCGGGGTGTTCTCCACTTGTGAGCGAGCGCGGCGGTACCAGCCCGACTCACCTATCCGTTTGAAAGTGCTTTTCCTTTCACAATCGGTTTGGGAGGCAGTCAGCCCTTCCAGTGACCCCCGCAGGGCCTCACACGCGAGGCGGGGCTgcggagggtgggggtgggggtgggggtgggggtggtgggcggCCGCAAAGCAGGCCTGGGACTAGACCCTGGCCGCGCCCAGCCGGCGGTTACGCGGGGGCGCAGCTCACGCACCGCCCCCAGCGGAGGGCAGGAAGCGTGGAGGTCGCCGGGGCGAGCATAAAATTCTGCGGCCGCTGCCTCCCGACGCGAGGTGGACCCAGGGGGCGGCTCTTCCCGGAGAGGTCGGCGTAGGCCCGGACGACAGCCACGGGAGGAGCGCGGCGGTGCCGAAGGTGGCAAGTGGGGGCGCCCCGGGGCAGGGCGGGGACGGCGGAGGACGTGAGCCCCCAGCGCTCGCGCTCAGACACTGGACGCGAGGGCCATCTCTGTAGAAGCGAACCGGATCAGGTGGTGCCTCGCCCTGTTCACAGAAACAGAGCCTCTTTGGATCGCAGCCGCACAATGGTGCAGCTGCGGCCGGTCCCAGAGCCCAGGCCACCTGATTCCCTCCTCCACTGTCTTGTCTCTGCGCTTCCCAGGTCTCTTCCTCTCCAGccgcctccctccacccccaccccgccgccctaCTTCTTCACCCCATCTCTCTCCTAGGGATCCGCGCACTGACCTCTCCCTACCTCTCCTCTTTCCTGCTGAAATCACCATTCTGCAGCTGTAAATCCGAGCACTACTTACCCATCCTAATTCTTGCAGTCACTCCACACAAACTTCTGGAGGCCTTCCTTTTCCCTGAGCGCTCTTCCCGGCCCGCAGGACCCGCGGTGCCACACCGCCCCTGCCGCGGGAGCTTGCAGCCTAGTGGGACCACAAGCAATGAGAGACGGAATTGCAGAGAAGAGTGAGGCAGCCGCCAGGGTGGGTGGAGCTCGTGAAGGGAAGCCTTCTGAGACCGGGGTGTTTGGGTGGAGAGGGAAGCTGAGTGCCATTAGCCAGTGCAGGGGTCGGGATGGTGGATAAACGGTGTTTTCCTTGGCCCAGGGGTGCCTTGAAGGGAGTGAAAGGCGGTCAGGATGGCTAGAAGCTGATGCTGGAGCAAGGCGAGGGGGTGAGGTGGAGGATAAGCCCTTTAAATGAAGTGAGCTTTGAGCTTATCCTAAGGGctaggggaattttttttttttaagtttatttctttattttgagagagagaaagagcgagcaggggaagaaggcagatagagagacagagaatcccaagcaggctcctgctgtcagcgcagagctggagtggggctggatctcaccgtgagatcatgacctgagctgaagccaatccactgagccacccagggaccctgagCCATGGGAAATTTAAGAGGAGGGCTGTCCAAATGGAGTGAACTGGGTGGGGTCTGTTCCCAGGAGGGGAACGTTCTGGGTCGTTCTGTTCCgaggaggcagcagggagagggagcaggtggTCTAGACTAGGTGCAGGCTCACAAGTATACGGTTTCCAGAGCCATTTGGGCAGCAGAAGGCAGGACTTGGTGATGGGTGTGAGGGGATGAGGAGCcgcaggaaggaggcagggagatggCAGTTGGGTGAGTGAGGGTCTCACTTCCACCCTTACCTAATTGCCTGGTGGGCTGGGGGATGGTGGTGGCCATGTGTTCAGGTTCAGCTGTGTGGTCAGAAAACCTGCCCACTAACATTTACACTTCTGACCTCCGTGGCTTCATAGATCCTGGCCTCCCTGTTCTTGGTAGTTTTGCTCTTTCTTGTACCCTTTTCCGTTCCTCCTCGCCTCTCTATTCTGGTGTTCCGCAGGGGCTGGTCTTCGTCCTCTGGTGCACAGTCTCCATTAGTGGCTTTTGCTCTATCGAGTAAAACTCCCAAATCTTGGGAGTAAAACTCTCAAATCTTGCTAAGTtagcaaaatattataaaacaaaacaaaagcaaagttttCTCAGCCTCTTTTCCAGTGTTTGAAGGTCACGTGATGTCTAGAGGCTAGGGATCATTGGGCACTCTGAGTTGGGTTATGGGCTATCGGGAGTTAATTGGCCATCTAGCGGGTAGGGCTGCTCAGCTGGAGAGCACACTGGCTCTCCCTAGCTGGTTGATGACCAGTCACTGTAGATGAAAGGTCCTCTCCTCACAGTCGATTTAAACCCACCTGCAGCCTGTCTGTCATCTCTTACCAGAATCTCAAACATTTCTCAAGTATCAGCTGACAGATAGGGAGACTGTGGCCTTTTGCATAGCTGAAACTCTCAAAAGTGCTCTTCATAAATGTATGAAAGAAGAaacagtattggggcacctgggtgactcagtcatgtgagcctccagctttggctcaggtcatgatctcagggtttttaagttcaagcccctgcatccAGCTGGTTGCTGACagcacacggagcctgcttcaggtcctctgtctttgtctctctctgcccctcccctgctcatgctctctctctctctctctcaaaaatgaataaacattaaaaaaaaaaaaaaacaagcagaagaaggagaaacagTATTATGGAGACCAGGCTAGAGAACAGGCTAGAGAAACTAGAATTTTTTCAGTGGGagtttccccctcctccccctcccctgcttccctgaCACCATCCTCCTTCTCCCTGATGTCCTTCTCGTCAGGTGGGAAGAGCTGGTCCTTATATGAAAGGATTGGACTTCACTGCTCCTGGGAGACTGAGTGCTGTGTGTTTGTGCCAGTGAATTAGTGCTGTTAATTCCTGAGGCTCTCAAGCTGGTTTGAtctctgccagtaccatacttctCTATTTACCTTAAAATGGGGACTCACTTTTCAGATGGGGAGCAACAATAAATGGGTTTTCCTCcaacttaaaatgtttatgagctttattattttaaaacaagtacaATTCCAAGATTGCCAGATATTTGATCAATAGCCTTCCGAGGTGTATTAAGGCagcctttctctttattctctggTTCCAGAGCCTGTATCATGGATGCCCTTTCTGAAGCAAATGGCACCTTTGCCTTTCACCTTTTAAAGATGCTGTGTCAGGACAGCCCTTCACGCAACGTGTTTTATTCTCCTGTGAGCATCTCTTCTGCCCTGGCCATGGTCTTCCTGGGGGCAAAAGGAAACACTGCTGCCCAGATGGCCCAGGTAAACCTACCTGCCACTCAGGAGAAGGGACTGCCCTTTCAGTTGTTATGTTCCATCACCAGCTTCATACCTCATACTCCAGAATTGCCACGAAGCAGGATGGGGAGGGGTCCtcgtgcatacacacatacatgcttaTATCAGGCAGGTGGGGCTGCCTGGGGAACAAGACGcaaagggcagggctgggagtctCTTTTGCTGAGACTTTTTTTGGGAAAAGTCCTCTAATAATTTGGTTAAGACTATCCAAATCTTGTCCTAGCATCTTATCTTTGTTTAGAAAATGATactgaaattatttgaaatctaAGCAGTTAAGATCTCTCAGTTTTGAAGTAAAGACTTCATAACTGTAATTATTCTTTGGTAACAAAGGGTAGGTTAATATCTCTTTCAAGTCATTAATACACCAACATGCCTTCCTGGTAAGGGGATGGACAAAAATAGGCAAATGTGGATGAAAAGGCATGTCTTTATTACATATACAGACTGTGTGTGGACTAGTTTAACAAACATTCAGCAAACATCTGAAAATGATTAAGAATCAATCCCTGTCCTGAAGGGGTTTTATAGAGCAGGCAGAGGACATGTGCCTAAGATAAAACCTACAGGCTTATCTCATGCTACCTGCACACACCTTCACTACAGGAGGGCTGGTGTGGCTCTTTGTTTCAAtaccactttcttttctcttgacaaCCCTTTCTGGGGTAATTGCTTATCTGAATCATTTTTCAGCTTGTGACCTGAGAAGTGAAGGTTTATGTGTAGAGAGGGGCTTCTTTGGGCTTACTGagcttttctgtgttttaagctAGCTGATGAATCCTTctgggaggttttttttgttttttttttgttcttttgggtttttttgagagCCTCAAGATTGTTCAGTTACCTTGTATTCAGAGACATCAAAAGTTCCTTATCCTTCTGTGCTCAACTAGACAGTAATGGCACTCAATATGCTGAATATGCATTGCTACTTACAGCATTAAGGGAAGTTCTTTTAAAGAACTAGTGTTTGGATTCTGTATAAACTGACAAAGATTGCCTTGCCCACTGATTGTAtttatgcccatttcttcttGAACTTATCATGCTTTtaactgtgttgttgtttttttaaatcttagaagCAAATTTTCCTCTATTAGGCATATTTCATACTTATGTTTTTCTTGGGATGCAAGATTTTATAATAGCCCCTTTTCTGAATCCTTCTTCTCCTTGTCATTCTtcctattacttatttttttaatgtttttatttatttttgagacagagagagacagagcatgagcaggggaagggcagagagagagagagggaggcacagaatccaaagcaggctccaggctctgagctgtcagcacagagcccgacacggggcttgaactcacggactgtgagatcatgacctgagctgaagttggatgcttaactggctgagccatccaggtgcccccctattacttatttttatttttatttatttttattttttttcaacgtttatttatttttgggacagagagagacagagcatgaacgggggagggacagagagagagggagacacagaatcggaaacaggctccaggctctgagccatcagcccagagcctgacgcggggctcaaactcacggaccgtgagatcgtgacctggctgaagttggacgcttaaccgactgcgccacccaggcgcccctacttatttttaaacaagacAGATCTATTTAGGCAGAAAAGCCAACTGTTACTCCTCTgttttctgtcctctccctctctctctctctctctctctctctctctccctccctccctccctccctccctccctctctccctctctctctctctctctctgtctttttctctctgtatcttctccccacctccataTAGTATTGCTCTAGTATGTATTAAATCtgcaatttaaatgaaaacagtgttcttttaaaggaaaattttgtaGAGTATTTGAGAAAGAATTTTCTCTATAAAACTCTATAAAGAGTTTTTCAGATCAAAGAACaatcttgatttttgttttaaagtttatttattttgagagagagagaaagtgtgagttggggagagcagagggagaggggaaaagagagagagaatcccaagaaagctccatgctgtgagtgtggcacccaatgtggggcttgaactcgtgaaccgtggggtcatgacctgaaccgaagtcagacatttaaccgactgagccacccaggcaccccattttgataatttttaaaattatttttctcaacagGTGCTTTCtttaaacacagagaaagataTTCATCAGAGTTTCCAGTTACTTCTTACTGAAGTGAACAAACCTGGCACCCAGTACTTGCTCAGAACAGCCAACAGGCTCTTTGGAGAAAAGACGTGTGAATTCCTCTCAGTGAGTTGAGTCAGCAGAACAATAaaagttgtatttaaaatatagagtCTGAAAGAAAGATCCTGGAGAACCAAAATTAATGGTGGacacttttaaaactcataattCTATGACTGTgccttgaattatttaaaatttgactacttgtaaaattcatttttccatttctggttGGTTATGGCTTAGTACTTATTTATAAACTCTGATATTTTAGTACCTATTAGGCTAAGATATCACTTTTAAGAGATGtatacttattttaataaaaagtatataatattcAAATTTTTGGAAACTAAACTTTATTTAGGAATATAGCCACATTGAACACTTTTCTCTCCAAAGACCTTTAAGGAATCCTGTCTTCAGTTCTACCATGCTGAACTTGAGCAGCTTTCCTTTGCCAAAGCTGCAGAGCAGTCCAGGAAACACATCAACACTTGGGTCTCAAAAAAGACTGAAGGTCAGAATTacatgttactgttttttttttgccttctctcccttctctgtttcctgctccctccaccttcccctacttcccctccttttcctcccttccctcttcctccccttgctTTTCCTGCTGTTCTGATTTTACTAGTGTTTCAGATGGTCAGAGTCATGCTGACAGGCTGGGCCTCATGGCATATTTGGACCTTAATGGACTCACAGTGGTTCTGATCAGAAGCTCAGGTTTTCAACAATGGAGACttaattttttccattctctGGGGACCAGAATGACTGATACAAATGTCAAAAGAAATTCATAGACCAGATTTCCAGTTTAGTAACTTACACTCAAGCGTACTTTCATGTGGCCTGTGATGTTCACATGTTGGGTGGGTTCATCACCTCCATAGGAAGGAGACTACTGGTCAGATCTCCCCTGAGTCATACACTTGGGCTTCCTCTTTCTAAATTCTATGTGGACCTACCACCAGCTTTATCCTACACATTAAGCTTACTTATTCTGCTTCTTTCACATTTTCCACTTCCACTCCCTTAATTAGATTTGGTAAGCTTAGATTTGATAGGTCAACTGCAGACTGTCTCTCAGGGCTGATCAATCCTGCAGACCGAAATCATCCTTTGTTTGGCATTGAgccttattcttttgttttacgGAGTGCCACGTTCTGATCTTGGCCACCATGATCAATGATGTATGATGTTTGAACCATTCAGGACCCTCTGTACCATTTCTACTTAGTACCACTAGGAGCAGTCCTATTTCTGTCAATAAATCAGACAATCGAGAACAGACATTGTCTTTCTTTAAAGAGTTAGCAGTTATTGCCACCATTTCTTGGAATATTTGCCACTTATGCTATCTGGAGGCAGCAAATTAACAGGGATGCTCTTAGTTCATCAGAAAGGCAGTTTGATATCCAGGGGAAGAAGGGAGTATCTTTCACTTGCCCACCTTACCTTTTCTAGGAATGTCTGCTGTTTTGTTTAGAGGATCAAAATAGTAAAATCTCTTCTAGTTGCTTCCAGGAGCTCCTCAGTGCACCCAGACTGCCCATTATCAGCTCTTTCCCTGTTGAGCCGTTCATTCTGGCTGCCTCTGACATGTGGATGTAGTTGTGGAATGTTAGCACTGGTTACAACTTTGCTGCACTAAACCAAACAATCCCATTTCACCTCTTGAGATAACCCAGGTCCCTCCAGACCAGCCCTCCAGACCTGCTTGCCTCGTTGTCTGACCGCGTATAGTGTTTTTCTTTGAGTGATTTAGAAATCATTTACCGTCTTCAACTTTCTGGAAAGGCCTTAGTGACCTGACCATGAACACCACTTCTTGTATGTGTTGTGTTTGATTTCTGTACATAACAATCCAAACTgagcaaatttgaaaaatgaaaagaatgtttGGTTCTTGACTAGTAACCAAGGATCTGCCAATAAACCTTATCATGATTTATTCATCCCATGTTCTATAAAAATCACCTGAATGTGTTCTCTACTTTTCCTGGAAGGTAAAATTCAAGACCTGTTGCCGGATAGCTCGATTGATGCACAGACCAGGCTGGTTCTTGTCAATGCCATCTACTTCAAAGGAAGGTGGAATGAACAGTTCAACAAAATGTACACAAGTGAAATGCCTTTTAAAGTAAACCAGGTGAGAGAAGCTTTCAGAAATTCTGCTAGTGTTTCAAGAAGAAATTGAATGGAGAAAACTAAGTTTGTAAAAGCATAAATGattggttaaaaataattttgaagggcacctaggtggctaagtcggttaagcatctgactccagctcaggtcatgatctcacgattcatggtttcaagccttgcaataggctctgggctgatagttcagcgcctggagcctgtttcagattctgtgcctccctctctctcttcccctcctccactctgctctgtttctctttctctcaaaaaaagaataaacataaattaaaaaattttgaaacaacatatttataaatgcaattttaaactcagtagaaaagaacagaggaataaaaattatttgctgtctataattttttgcattttattactgctccttctgcctctgaTAATCTCTCCTATCTTCATTGCTGCCACCTAGTTTTGGAAACTCTCATAGAAGACTTTCTTCTATTCCCAAGTTGctaaacagaaagcaaaaaacaagtGTTAAGGAAAGAAagtgtgatatgtgtgtgtgttgggggagtgGGTAGAGGGagtgaatatttctttctttctttttttttttttaaagagagaaagtgcttaatgatttatttatttttttttcaatatatgaaatttattgtcaaattggtttccatacaacacccagtgctcatcccaaaaggtgccctcctcaatacccatcacccaccctctcctccctcccaccccccatcaa
The nucleotide sequence above comes from Panthera tigris isolate Pti1 chromosome B2, P.tigris_Pti1_mat1.1, whole genome shotgun sequence. Encoded proteins:
- the SERPINB9 gene encoding serpin B9 → MDALSEANGTFAFHLLKMLCQDSPSRNVFYSPVSISSALAMVFLGAKGNTAAQMAQVLSLNTEKDIHQSFQLLLTEVNKPGTQYLLRTANRLFGEKTCEFLSTFKESCLQFYHAELEQLSFAKAAEQSRKHINTWVSKKTEGKIQDLLPDSSIDAQTRLVLVNAIYFKGRWNEQFNKMYTSEMPFKVNQKEQRPVQMMFQEATFKLAYIEEVQAQVLEVPYVGEELSMLILLPDDNVDLSSVEKHLTYEKFRAWTKPDCMKSTEVEVFLPRFKLEEDYDMESLLQRLGMVDAFQGDKADFSAMSAERDLCLSKFVHKSVVEVNEEGTEAAAASAVVVVECCMVSGPRFCADHPFLFFIRHNAANSILFCGRFSAP